The following coding sequences lie in one Geotoga petraea genomic window:
- a CDS encoding DUF1385 domain-containing protein, whose protein sequence is MDKPKFVGGQAVIEGIMMKGIHTVVAVKTKEGKIAIKKLKDKSWGFIEKIPLIRGFFVLLHAMITGMTALSYSAKMSGEEDEEITNKDMVFAILIAVVVAAGGFGVLPVLIAKPFNIQSEFWFAVLEGVVRAVLVVGYIYVISLMKDIKRVFEYHGAEHKSVYTYENNKDLTVKNAKPYTTLHPRCGTSFILLTVFASIVVFSISGGLGWSSMWEKIISRVVLLPLVAGLAYEFQRFTAKIINTKIGRVLAFPGLMMQKITTKEPDEEQLKIGLISLKYALDENFDGEVQINLEEQTL, encoded by the coding sequence GGCAGTTATAGAAGGAATAATGATGAAAGGAATTCATACTGTTGTGGCTGTAAAAACAAAAGAAGGAAAAATAGCTATAAAAAAATTAAAAGATAAATCCTGGGGGTTTATAGAAAAAATACCCCTGATTAGAGGATTTTTTGTTCTTTTACATGCAATGATAACCGGAATGACTGCTTTATCTTATTCTGCAAAGATGTCTGGAGAAGAAGATGAAGAAATAACCAATAAAGATATGGTATTTGCTATTTTAATAGCTGTGGTTGTTGCAGCAGGAGGATTTGGCGTATTACCGGTCCTAATAGCAAAGCCCTTTAACATTCAATCGGAATTTTGGTTTGCAGTTTTAGAAGGTGTGGTTAGAGCCGTATTGGTAGTTGGTTATATCTATGTAATATCTCTAATGAAAGATATAAAAAGGGTTTTTGAGTATCATGGTGCAGAGCATAAAAGTGTATATACTTATGAGAATAATAAAGATTTAACTGTAAAGAATGCAAAACCTTATACCACATTACATCCAAGATGTGGAACAAGTTTTATATTGCTGACAGTTTTTGCATCTATAGTGGTATTCTCAATATCAGGTGGATTAGGTTGGAGTTCTATGTGGGAAAAGATTATCTCAAGAGTTGTTCTTCTCCCATTGGTAGCTGGCCTTGCTTATGAATTTCAAAGATTTACAGCGAAGATCATTAATACAAAAATAGGTAGGGTGCTTGCTTTTCCAGGTTTGATGATGCAAAAGATTACAACAAAAGAACCAGATGAAGAACAATTAAAAATAGGTTTAATTTCACTTAAATACGCTTTAGATGAAAATTTTGATGGTGAAGTTCAAATAAATCTTGAAGAACAGACTTTATAA